The Merismopedia glauca CCAP 1448/3 genome contains the following window.
GGTGATACGGCGTTGCTATGGGAGCGGCAGATCGCGGTCTTGAGGTTTTAAGGCTTGATATTCTCAAACTTCAGACCTTGACGCTTTTCAGCTACGCCTTCATCTATTGTTTCCTCTCTGGACGTAGATGGATGGCGATCAGTTCCCAAAAGTTTCTGTACCTCGTTCAAAGAAACAGGTTGATTGGTTCTAGGTGCAAAGTGTTCTTGGGGTACGTATTCAATTAAATCCTCTACTTGGCAATTGAGAGCTTTGCAAAACCGAATAATTCTCTCAATTTGATCGACACCACTCCTACCACTCTCCCAATTCTGGACAGTGGTTTCAGTCACACCCACAATTCGAGATAACTCTAGTTGGGTGAGTCCCACTTTTTCCCGTAGTTGAGCAATTCTGGGTTTTACCT
Protein-coding sequences here:
- a CDS encoding helix-turn-helix transcriptional regulator, with translation MNKKVKPRIAQLREKVGLTQLELSRIVGVTETTVQNWESGRSGVDQIERIIRFCKALNCQVEDLIEYVPQEHFAPRTNQPVSLNEVQKLLGTDRHPSTSREETIDEGVAEKRQGLKFENIKP